Genomic window (Vulpes lagopus strain Blue_001 chromosome 6, ASM1834538v1, whole genome shotgun sequence):
TACGccccccccgcgctccccctCCGCCTCCTCCACCCggcgctcctcctcctcccccggtccgcccctccccctggcgctcctccccctcccccggtcctcctccccccctccctagGTCCTCCTCCCCCTgatcctcctccccctcctccccccggcgctcctcctcctcccccggtcctcccggcccctccccctggcgctcctccccctcccccggtcctcctccccccctccctaggtcctcctccccctcctcctccccctccccctcttccccctgGCGCTCCTCCCCCTGGTCCTCCCCCTGGtgctcctcctcctcgtcctccccgcccctccccgtaCCCCCTagtcctccctgcccctccccctggtgcTCCTCCCCCTGGTCCCCTggcgctcctcctcctccccctgaaccccctcccctcctcctcctccccctgaaccccctcccctcctccccctggtgctcctccccctcccccctagtcctccccctcctccccctcctccccctcgcACTCCCGGGTTCCGAGCGCGGGTCAGCCCGGGCTGAGCGCAGCAGAGCTGCCCCGGCGCCGGGGGCGCGCGgttggggggcgcgggggcccgcGGAGGAGGCGAGCggcgggcgggggctccgggagCGGGTCCCGCCCTGGCCGCGCGCCGTGGGCCCCTCGCCTGCCGTGGCCGGGCGGCCGCGCCGGGACGCACTTGCGGGAGGCGGCCCGGGCCGGGGCAGGCGGAGGGCGCGGACCGAGAGGAGCGCGAGGTCCGTGCGTGTCCGcgtgcgagtgtgtgtgtgcgaTGCGCGCGCGCAGGGAGGAGCCTGGAGACATGTCGGGGATCCCGGGCCCGCTCGCCGCGCTCCCCCGGGCTCTCCTGCGGGGCGGCAGCGACCTCTGCCGGGTCGCGGGTCCCGGCTCACCTCCGCTTGCACCGGGTGTGGGCGGGAGGGACGCGCTGAGCTCCCACTGCAGGACGCGGGGCCCAGGCCGCGGCCCCAGGGCCTCCCCGAGCGCACCCGAGGGACGCGCTGAGCTCCGACTGCAGGACGCGGGGCCCAGGCCGCGGACCCAGGGCCTCCCCGAGCGCACCCGAGGGACGCGCTGAGCTCCGACTGCAGGACGCGGGGTTCAGGCCGCGGACCCAGGGCCCCCCGAGCGCACCCGAGGGACGCGCTGAGCTCCGACTGCAGGACGCGGGGCCCAGGCCGCGGACCCAGGGCCTCCCCGAGCGCACCCGAGGGACGCGCTGAGCTCCGACTGCAGGACGCGGGGCCCAGGCCGCGGACCCAGGGCCTCCCCGAGCGCACCCGAGGGACGCGCTGAGCTCCGACTGCAGGACGCGGGGTCAGGCCGCGGACCGCCAGGGCCTCCCGAGCGCACCCGAGGGACGCGCTGAGCTCCGACTGCAGGACGCGGGGTTCAGGCCGCGACCCAGGGCCTCCCCGAGCGCACCCCGAGGACCCGGGCGCCTGAGCTCTGACTGACTGCAGGACGCGGGGCCCAGGCCGCGGACCCGGGCCTCCCGAGGCACCCGAGCGCACTCCCCGGCGCACCGCGAGGGACGCGCTGAGCTCTGACTGACTGCAGGACGCGGGCTCAGGCCGCGGCCCGTGGCTCCAGGGCCTCCCCTGGCGCACCGGGAGGGACGCGCTGAGCTGGGACTGCAGGACGCGGGGTTCAGGCCGCGGACCCAGGGCCTCCCCGAGCGCACCCGAGGGACGCGCTGAGCTCTGACTGACTGCAGGCCGCGGGGCCCAGGCCGCGGCCCGTGGCTCCAGGGCCTCCCCTGGCGCACCGGGAGGGACGCGCTGAGCTCGGGCTGCAGGACGCGAGGCTCAGGTCGCGGCCAGTGGCGCCAGGGCCTTCCCCAGCATACCCAGAGGGTCGGGGCTGAGCTCCAACTGGGCCACGAGGGATTCAGGCCACGGCCAGCGGCACCAGGGCCTTCCCGAGCGCACCTGCAGTGCCCAGGGCAGCGAGGGCCCATCCAGGAGGGGGTCTCAGCAGCACACAGGGTGGGGGGCACTCCAGCTGCCGGTGCCACGGGAGTATGATCCACTGCACCTGAGCCACAGCAGactcccggggtgggggtggggggttgctgCCCGTGCTGGGCTGGGGGGCCACTGCTTTGGGGTTTTGGGTCCTGGCACTCCAAGAGGCTTTCTCGTCCCTCATCTGGAAGCAGACATgtgatgtttgtttccttctagaaCGGATGTTTTCtctataagaaaagaaacagagcgAGCTGCTTTCCCACTGCGTTTATTCGGGTTGTCATGCCTGGCGGTGTCAACAGGCAAGTGACGTTTCTCTGCGTTTCCCTCTATAGGGTGTTCCCGGGTTGGAGACCCGTAGTGCAGCGCCCGTAGAGCGGCCTTCTCCAAGCCGACACAGCCCCCTACCCACTTAAATGCTTAGACGCTGCTGCCCTCTACACCGACGGATTCCTGGGCTTGAGAGAAGTGCCATGGAAGGGCTCGGAGAGAACTCGTGGGACGGTTCTCAGTCACTCTCACCTGGCATTCTTTCAGAGGACCCGGACTCAGTGCTGCAGACAAAAGGCCACATTCCCCTAAGATCTTAGTATGTTTACAGCTTTCTGTCAcccacagcctcccccacccacccacccagcacaGCTTCTCTTTTCCAAGCAGCCGCACAAACAGCTGGTGGCTGGTGGGGGGAGAACAAGGAGCCCCCGCTTTACCCAAATTAGAAGCAGGCGCAAGAAGAACTACTTAAGAGAGTTGGTCTCTATGGTTTTTGATGTGCTGGTTTTATGTGTTTtcctgacttacttattttaggaAATAGGCTTCTAGGCAATCGGGACAGTGCTTTTTATATAGTACCTAGTGGTACAGGGAGGCAGCCGCGGAGCCTGCCTGGCTGCTGGTCCCCGAGCCACCAGAGATCTGAGGGGAGAGTCCATTGGCTGAAAACCCCCAGCTAGGCTCTGTACAGATGCCTTGGCAAACCAAGGTGGTTCCCCAAACCTCTCTGTCTCTTAGCACTTTTTCTCCAGCCACAACACTTGGGGAATCTTTGTCCTTAAGAATGCATGACTGCCAGGGCCCCTGGTTAAGCAGCAgacttcagctcgggtcgtgatcccggggtcctgggatccagcgttgggctccctgctccgcggggagtctgcttgtccctctccctctgcccctacctccgcTCAtgcgcgcactctctctctctctctctcaagtaaatcaaatatttggaaagaaaagaatgcatgACTACTGcttatcctttttttcccttagaaaaGTAGGAAGCTAACGAAGCAACAGGGTCAAGGAGCAGCATCCCGGCTGGGAAGTAGATTAATTACAGGGACGTTaggcaaataagtaaaatactgaAGGGAATGGGAGCCGGGTTTCTTAGTGTTggaaaaaatgtacaaatatggaaagaaagagagttcCGAAGAACCTGAGATGTTGGATTCGTTTAGAAATGGGTGTGAAATCACATATACACCATAAATCTTTTCATTCAGAGGCTAGAGGCAATGGATCCCTCAAGTGGCCAGAAGGCCTTGGTTTCTAAGTACCATCTTCCAGTGAAAGGAACCAGGGCGCCTGGTTCCCCAGGGGGGCACGGGCTGGGGAAACCCCAGTAAGCCCGGAACCTCTTACGCGGCAGTGCTCACAGCACAATGGACAACATGCCCAAAGGACCGTGAGCCAGCTGGATGGAGCTCCCAGAGGCCGAATCTGGAACAATCTGagtgtcaaaataaataatgatagtaactTATTACAACCTGTTGGATGAAACGGAATCCACGAATCTGTgctaatataaatgaataaataaataacgatagaatggataaatggaggaggagggacagctCCCCTTATCGCAGAATTCAGACGAATAAGATCAATGAAAATAGACAGTCCCGATTCAGCAGCGCTCACTGAGTCCGTCAGGAGTCCTCGGCGGGTGCTAAGGCGGGTGGCCGGCACCGCAGACGCCAGCCTGGTCCTGAAGCACCTCCTGGAGATTACTTCGTGATTCCAAGGGGGGAACGGTGAGCTTCTCGGAGAGAACGGAGAGAACGCTGGAGGACGCCCCTGGGCCAGATGAACGAGGGGAGCATCAGCAGCAGGTGCAGCGAACCACGTCCTGTGCCTTGAGGCAAGAGCGCAGCGTCATTTGTCGCCACGGGGCGCCTGGCCTGAATCTGGACACGGGGGCATGCGGGGTGGACCCAGGGTGAGAGGCAGCCTGCAGGAGCACAGGCTGGAACATGTAGAACAACTCTTAAGCTccggagacacagaaagacagaagaACTAATCAACCCAGTCGAAAGAGACTCGGGAGACAGGACAACTAAACGCAACAAATGATCCTAGATTAGCTCCTGCGAATAATAAACTACtcctgataaataataaaataatgaatagaaaGGAAGGGCAGGCAGTTGGCAAAAGTCGAATGCATTCAGTGGATTGGGTGGTAGTGCCTCCCGGTGCCGATGACCCGACTTGGACACACGCGTTGTGGCTGTGAGAAGACGGTCTCCGCGGGAGGACGCGCCCTCCGAGGACCTAGGAGCGGTGAGGCCGTCGTCTGTCTGCGGTTTGCTCTTATGCggttcaaaagaaaaataaagttcaaaattttaaaaaaaggggtggggatgGTAACCTGTCTGTAAGGTCTTGGTTTCCAGTAGCTGCTATTGCAGAGAAGCTGGAACCTAATTTTCGATAAAAAGTCGAAAGTCCAcgttggggggggggcaatggTTGGGAAACCCGCTTCCAGCTTCGTGCTAACGACGCCCTCCTCTCCAGGGCATCACCGACCTGCTGAGCTGGCCCCCGCCAGGGAGGCAGACAGGTGAGGCTGCTGCTCTCGCGGAGTTCACGCTCTGCGCTGGAAGAAACCCATTCTGTTAAGTTGTagattatggggcacctggggggctcgggcagttcagcacctgccttcggcccaggtcaggtcatgaccccagggtcctggagtcatcgggctccctgctcggtgggggtccacgactccctctccctctgcccttctcctcctTGTgcactcactcgctctctctctggcttgggctctctctcaaataaataaaatatcaaaaaaataaaatttagattataGGTAATTAGGTAATGACCAGTGCGAGGAAGAAAATGCCAGGGTCAAAACAGGCTGAGCTCTTCCCTATAAGGTGTTATTTCACATCAGGCTCAGCAGCTCTGACACCGTGATCTCTGAGCACAACCGTCGCAGGAAGGGACCCGTGGTTGTgccaggaggagggaggcatGAACACCAGGCCCCGAGGCGCGGTTGTACTTCGTGGGCTCAAAGGAGAGCAAGGAAATCCCGGGAGGTTGGAGAGGAGCGGGACACGGAGAAACAGGGGAGGCCAGACAGCCCGGCAGCCCGTCCTACGGAGCCTCGGAGTCCGAGCCAAGGACACCTTGGGGTCTATGCTGAGTGGGGGGAAGAGCCTCTGGCGGGTTCTGAGCAGGGACGTGGCATAACGTGACGGGTCCATCCTGGCTGGATCGGCGCAGGCGAGGAAGCACGGAGAACAAGAGGGA
Coding sequences:
- the LOC121492750 gene encoding collagen alpha-1(I) chain-like, whose translation is MRDEKASWSARTQNPKAVAPQPSTGSNPPPPPRESAVAQVQWIILPWHRQLECPPPCVLLRPPPGWALAALGTAARAQRVPPGAPGEALEPRAAAWAPRPAVSQSSARPSGALGEALGPRPEPRVLQSQLSASLPVRQGRPWSHGPRPEPASCSQSELSASLAVRRGVRSGASGGPGPRPGPRVLQSVRAQAPGSSGCARGGPGSRPEPRVLQSELSASLGCAREALAVRGLTPRPAVGAQRVPRVRSGRPWVRGLGPASCSRSSARPSGALGEALGPRPGPRVLQSELSASLGCARGALGPRPEPRVLQSELSASLGRARGSAASGPGIPDMSPGSSLRARIAHTHSHADTHGPRAPLGPRPPPAPARAASRKCVPARPPGHGRRGAHGARPGRDPLPEPPPAARLLRGPPRPPTARPRRRGSSAALSPG